Proteins from a genomic interval of Desulfovibrio piger:
- a CDS encoding acyl carrier protein, whose amino-acid sequence MRYDEISLKVREIVANLFERDAATLSDDTLLMQDLPCESIDLLEVSVQLGATFHIFVDEERAFLRSLRYQLAGAPDAAAFLREHYGHLDEARRKQLAAYYADADGMALQSPLTLGDIAHWVEQALEATRQGA is encoded by the coding sequence ATGCGATACGACGAGATCAGCCTCAAGGTGCGCGAGATCGTGGCCAATCTGTTCGAGCGCGATGCCGCGACCCTGAGCGACGATACCCTGCTCATGCAGGATCTGCCCTGTGAATCCATCGACCTGCTGGAAGTGAGCGTGCAGCTGGGCGCCACCTTCCATATCTTTGTGGACGAGGAGCGCGCCTTCCTGCGTTCCCTGCGTTACCAGCTGGCCGGCGCCCCGGATGCGGCCGCCTTTCTGCGCGAGCATTACGGCCATCTGGACGAAGCGCGGCGGAAGCAGCTGGCCGCCTATTATGCGGATGCCGACGGCATGGCCCTGCAATCGCCCCTGACCCTGGGCGACATCGCCCACTGGGTGGAACAGGCCCTTGAGGCCACACGGCAGGGGGCCTGA
- a CDS encoding SDR family NAD(P)-dependent oxidoreductase encodes MRLTFHGSVLILGGSSELGRALALALRAEGAQVCCVCRDDAGCARCAQDGLPALVLGDPETLPARCETLLGRPVGHLADLLHSRFEQLVAMAAPEAIERWADDDIALRARCLRAVSRAMLARRFGRCVFVSSSAAQRPSPGQGWYAAAKLAGEGLYRSLGVELAGRGLSACSARLSWLDAGRGHEFLSRHGQVARAMPAGRCLGPDDVLPGLCFLLSAEAAAINGSVVTLDGGLGALKLPEL; translated from the coding sequence ATGCGATTGACGTTCCATGGTTCTGTCCTCATCCTTGGCGGCAGCAGCGAGCTGGGCCGTGCTCTGGCGCTGGCCTTGCGCGCCGAAGGGGCGCAGGTCTGCTGTGTCTGCCGTGATGACGCAGGCTGCGCCCGCTGTGCGCAGGACGGCCTGCCCGCCCTTGTCCTTGGCGATCCCGAGACCCTGCCCGCCCGTTGTGAAACTCTGCTGGGCCGGCCGGTGGGGCATCTGGCGGATCTGCTGCATTCCCGTTTCGAACAGCTGGTGGCCATGGCGGCGCCCGAGGCCATAGAGCGCTGGGCGGATGATGACATCGCCCTGCGGGCCCGCTGCCTGCGTGCCGTGAGCCGGGCCATGCTGGCCCGCCGTTTCGGCCGTTGTGTCTTCGTCTCGTCCAGTGCCGCGCAGCGGCCGTCGCCCGGGCAGGGCTGGTACGCCGCGGCCAAGCTGGCCGGTGAGGGCCTGTACCGCAGCCTCGGCGTGGAGCTGGCCGGACGCGGCCTCAGCGCCTGTTCCGCCCGTCTGAGCTGGCTGGATGCCGGACGCGGGCACGAATTCCTTTCCCGCCACGGGCAGGTGGCCCGTGCCATGCCCGCCGGGCGCTGCCTGGGCCCGGACGACGTGCTGCCGGGCCTGTGCTTCCTGCTGTCGGCGGAGGCCGCGGCCATCAACGGCAGCGTGGTGACTCTTGACGGGGGCCTCGGGGCCCTCAAACTCCCGGAGCTGTGA
- a CDS encoding DUF3298 and DUF4163 domain-containing protein yields MLALAALLSCFALSPDLCPTASAAHGHGTMLADSRPEPALAPISVTDCNLRRVSRPGKPDITVTYPMLGRKDVDRDVADWVERIASTFEAELAPLALEWQEQELPPCELIGSYTLTRPSANALSIVFEIWTYTGGAHGNLDVIPLTYSLLSGQRLGLVDIFENVDKALEIMSAVSRKELATRLGGGRVDSMIHDGTEPLADNFSALALVPGGVRVYFQPYQVAPWAAGTQRVFIPLEKLAPAGPLHLLWGE; encoded by the coding sequence ATGCTTGCGCTGGCGGCCCTGCTGTCGTGCTTCGCACTGTCTCCTGATCTGTGTCCCACGGCCAGCGCCGCGCACGGGCACGGCACCATGCTGGCCGACTCCCGTCCCGAGCCCGCCCTTGCCCCCATTTCCGTCACGGATTGCAACCTGCGCCGCGTTTCCCGGCCGGGCAAGCCGGACATCACCGTCACCTATCCCATGCTGGGCCGCAAGGACGTGGACCGCGACGTGGCCGACTGGGTGGAGCGCATCGCCTCGACCTTCGAGGCCGAGCTGGCGCCGCTGGCCCTTGAGTGGCAGGAGCAGGAACTCCCGCCCTGCGAGCTCATAGGCTCCTACACCCTGACGCGTCCCTCGGCCAATGCCCTGAGCATCGTTTTCGAGATCTGGACCTACACCGGCGGCGCGCACGGCAATCTGGACGTGATCCCGCTGACCTACAGCCTGCTTTCCGGCCAGCGTCTGGGGCTGGTGGACATCTTCGAGAACGTGGACAAGGCTCTGGAGATCATGTCCGCCGTGTCCCGGAAGGAGCTTGCCACCCGTCTGGGCGGCGGCCGGGTGGACAGCATGATCCACGACGGCACCGAGCCCCTGGCGGACAATTTTTCCGCGCTGGCCCTGGTGCCCGGCGGGGTGCGTGTCTACTTCCAGCCTTATCAGGTGGCTCCCTGGGCCGCCGGGACGCAGCGCGTCTTCATCCCGCTGGAAAAACTGGCTCCGGCCGGTCCCCTGCATCTGCTCTGGGGCGAATGA
- a CDS encoding sodium:calcium antiporter: MSLRDLRPYLLAILMTLPGLALRLAPADVSPMLVAVLAGLAILGASFLLTWACEVAQLDIPQAVAVAVVAFIAVLPEYAVDMYFTWMAGQHPESAYSHYAIANMTGANRLLIGIGWTAIVLIFAGRFHNYVALHEEKRTDILFLGMATLYALLIPLKGSLTLFDGVVFLGIYVGYMCIIARRPCEEEEPEGPAATLAKLSRPARMRAVAGLFLFAALVILFNAEPFSESLVASGKILGINEFLLVQWLAPIASEAPEFIVALMFAFRGNAGLALGSLLSSKLNQWTLLVGMIPGVYAVSSGGTTPINLDPHQFQEIFLTAGQSIFAVALLLDLRLGLREAAALLVFFLAQLFSPFYDVQLEALLGLPHDPLRLHNFYAWTYLILAGLLLLRHWRLVAELRYGFHVKVRDIVHH; this comes from the coding sequence ATGTCTTTGCGCGACCTGCGTCCCTACCTTCTGGCTATCCTCATGACCTTGCCGGGCCTGGCCCTGCGCCTTGCCCCTGCGGACGTTTCCCCCATGCTGGTGGCCGTACTGGCCGGCCTGGCCATCCTGGGCGCGTCCTTCCTGCTGACCTGGGCCTGCGAAGTGGCCCAGCTCGACATCCCCCAGGCCGTGGCCGTGGCCGTGGTGGCCTTCATCGCCGTGCTGCCCGAATACGCCGTGGACATGTACTTTACCTGGATGGCGGGCCAGCATCCCGAAAGCGCCTACTCGCATTACGCCATCGCCAATATGACGGGCGCCAACCGGCTGCTCATCGGTATCGGCTGGACGGCCATCGTGCTGATCTTCGCGGGCCGCTTCCATAATTATGTGGCCCTGCACGAAGAAAAGCGCACCGACATCCTCTTCCTGGGCATGGCCACCCTCTATGCCCTGCTGATCCCGCTCAAGGGCTCCCTGACCCTGTTCGACGGCGTGGTCTTCCTGGGCATCTATGTGGGCTACATGTGCATCATCGCCCGCCGTCCCTGTGAGGAAGAAGAGCCCGAAGGCCCGGCGGCCACTCTGGCCAAGCTCTCGCGTCCCGCCCGCATGCGCGCCGTGGCCGGTCTGTTCCTGTTCGCGGCCCTGGTGATCCTGTTCAACGCCGAACCCTTCAGCGAAAGCCTGGTGGCCAGCGGCAAGATCCTGGGAATCAACGAGTTCCTGCTGGTGCAGTGGCTGGCGCCCATCGCTTCCGAAGCGCCGGAATTCATCGTGGCCCTGATGTTCGCCTTCCGCGGCAACGCCGGTCTGGCCCTGGGCAGCCTGCTGTCCTCCAAGCTCAACCAGTGGACCCTGCTGGTGGGCATGATCCCCGGTGTCTACGCCGTGTCTTCCGGCGGCACCACCCCCATCAACCTGGACCCGCACCAGTTCCAGGAGATCTTCCTCACGGCCGGCCAGTCCATCTTTGCCGTGGCCCTGCTGCTGGACCTGCGCCTGGGCCTGCGCGAGGCGGCGGCCCTGCTGGTGTTCTTCCTGGCCCAGCTGTTCTCGCCCTTCTATGACGTGCAGCTGGAAGCCCTGCTGGGCCTGCCCCACGACCCGCTGCGCCTGCACAACTTCTATGCCTGGACGTATCTGATCCTGGCGGGCCTGCTCCTGCTGCGGCACTGGCGCCTGGTGGCCGAGCTGCGTTACGGCTTCCACGTCAAGGTCCGGGATATCGTGCATCATTAG
- a CDS encoding YIP1 family protein, giving the protein MNIICPQCGFSRPFPPDRAPAHSVIATCPQCSCRFRFHPQDGSSEQLSPVRNEAASAASDLPPGAIIPGMGDDGEGGAPCRREDPREEIPPFRPRDRQEEPKPQADDEPLEDDFRDDDADDDRPGLPSGNPWDVAPAPSGWMVAFYRTATRIMFGAPAFFSCLRPHRRSLRALSFYLIVSVILSVVQLLWMRGMTSMLVDGGMDPQMQQMMASTLAIHESMPLFVLKQVAFVTLQLYVQSALLYLMYRLILRDKPEFDLIFQVSAYGSAPMLLCVIPVLGALTGLVWSLACTLVGYKTVLRLDWSQTLLGYAPVFLLEMFLLLQVMQML; this is encoded by the coding sequence ATGAACATCATCTGCCCTCAATGCGGTTTCAGCCGTCCTTTCCCTCCCGATCGCGCTCCGGCGCATTCGGTGATCGCCACCTGCCCCCAGTGTTCCTGCCGCTTCCGCTTCCATCCCCAGGATGGCAGCAGCGAGCAGCTTTCGCCCGTCCGCAATGAAGCCGCCTCGGCGGCCAGCGACCTGCCCCCCGGCGCCATCATCCCCGGCATGGGGGATGACGGGGAAGGCGGGGCCCCCTGCCGCCGCGAAGATCCCCGCGAGGAGATCCCGCCCTTCCGGCCCCGTGACCGGCAGGAAGAGCCCAAGCCGCAGGCAGACGACGAGCCGCTTGAAGATGACTTCCGGGACGACGACGCCGACGACGACCGCCCCGGCCTGCCTTCCGGCAACCCCTGGGACGTGGCGCCCGCGCCTTCGGGCTGGATGGTGGCCTTTTACCGTACGGCCACGCGCATCATGTTCGGCGCGCCGGCCTTCTTCAGCTGCCTGCGCCCGCATCGCCGCTCCCTGCGCGCCCTGAGCTTCTACCTGATCGTCAGCGTCATCCTTTCCGTGGTGCAGCTGCTCTGGATGCGCGGCATGACCTCCATGCTCGTGGACGGCGGCATGGACCCGCAGATGCAGCAGATGATGGCCAGCACCCTGGCCATCCATGAGAGCATGCCCCTGTTCGTGCTCAAGCAGGTGGCCTTCGTGACCCTGCAGCTGTATGTGCAAAGCGCCCTGCTCTATCTCATGTACCGGCTCATCCTGCGCGACAAGCCGGAATTCGACCTGATCTTCCAGGTCAGCGCCTACGGCTCGGCGCCCATGCTGCTGTGCGTCATCCCCGTGCTGGGGGCGCTCACCGGCCTGGTCTGGAGCCTGGCCTGCACCCTTGTGGGCTACAAGACCGTGCTGCGCCTGGACTGGAGCCAGACGTTGCTGGGCTACGCGCCCGTTTTCCTGCTGGAGATGTTCCTGCTCCTGCAAGTGATGCAGATGCTCTAG
- a CDS encoding sensor histidine kinase, which yields MNENPSQPVQDAPAPGEKNGFDLTRLLLPGSIVLALCLLLCIWLCIDIFIWPLGTRQRILMCLLLFALLLLLGLGACLWRGIYLPLLTALRELGPDADGRMPQGSPVPAITCRIRRMHENMQRTRLALEESHENLRQNLRQTEKMALVGKLAAGVAHSIRNPLTGLKLRLFSFTRGMELSPAQQEDVQAMNEAVRHMEAITSNFLEFSRRPRLSKEPLDMSEVLDRTLILLQPRMEAYKVTLRRTRHAPLPRVDGDAEQLREALANLIINACEAAGTDGEVRISEERGRLAPLGPVVVIRIEDSGPGVPEELHEVIFQPFMSTKVEGTGLGLPIARRIFEEHGGWLHLHNAPGHGASFVMVLPVRKGDDVWLRSS from the coding sequence ATGAACGAAAACCCTTCCCAGCCCGTCCAGGACGCTCCCGCTCCTGGAGAAAAAAACGGTTTCGACCTCACCCGGCTGCTGCTGCCGGGAAGCATCGTCCTGGCCCTGTGCCTGCTGCTCTGCATCTGGCTGTGCATCGACATCTTCATCTGGCCGCTGGGCACGCGCCAGCGCATCCTCATGTGCCTGCTGCTGTTTGCCCTGCTCCTGCTGCTGGGCCTGGGCGCCTGCCTGTGGCGCGGCATCTACCTGCCCCTGCTCACGGCCCTGCGCGAACTGGGCCCCGATGCCGACGGACGCATGCCGCAGGGCTCGCCCGTGCCCGCCATCACCTGCCGCATCCGCCGCATGCACGAGAACATGCAGCGCACCCGCCTGGCCCTTGAGGAAAGCCACGAGAACCTGCGCCAAAACCTGCGCCAGACCGAAAAGATGGCCCTGGTGGGCAAACTGGCCGCCGGGGTGGCCCACTCCATCCGCAACCCGCTGACGGGCCTCAAGCTGCGCCTGTTCTCCTTCACCCGGGGCATGGAGCTTTCCCCGGCCCAGCAGGAAGATGTGCAGGCCATGAACGAGGCCGTGCGGCACATGGAAGCCATCACCAGCAATTTTCTGGAATTTTCGCGCCGTCCGCGCCTGAGCAAGGAGCCGCTGGACATGAGCGAGGTGCTGGACCGCACCCTCATCCTGCTGCAACCGCGCATGGAAGCCTACAAGGTGACCCTGCGCCGCACGCGGCACGCACCCCTGCCCCGGGTGGACGGCGATGCCGAACAGCTGCGCGAGGCTCTGGCCAACCTCATCATCAATGCCTGCGAAGCCGCCGGTACCGACGGGGAAGTGCGCATCAGCGAAGAGCGCGGCCGCCTGGCCCCGCTGGGGCCCGTGGTGGTCATCCGCATCGAGGACAGCGGCCCCGGCGTGCCCGAAGAGCTGCACGAGGTCATCTTCCAGCCCTTCATGAGCACCAAGGTGGAGGGCACGGGCCTGGGCCTGCCCATCGCCCGGCGCATCTTTGAAGAACACGGCGGCTGGCTGCACCTGCACAACGCACCGGGACACGGGGCCAGCTTCGTCATGGTACTGCCTGTCCGCAAGGGGGACGACGTATGGCTGAGATCCTCATAG
- a CDS encoding sigma-54-dependent transcriptional regulator — protein sequence MAEILIVDDDHHLRQGFQRLLDAEGYETRTAASAEEALNLMREKMPQCVVMDVRMPGMDGLEALKRMRALEGCPPVVIMTAYSTTETAIEATRLGAFDYMLKPFDIPQVLELLQRALAAGESQRRHEAQSAEEALGEEDDIRLVGHTPPMQELYKAIGRVAPTDALVLIRGESGTGKELVANAIWRYSPRSRRPFSVINCVAIPDTLLESELFGYERGAFTGAQHRRIGRIEQAAGGTIFLDEIGDMPPGIQAKLLRLLQEKQIQRLGGHDSIDVDVRIIAATNANLEQAVADGRFREDLYYRLKVVTLRTPPLRERREDIPALAAFLLHRQAAELHRPDPGLEEEALRYLAGLDWPGNVRELSNALQKALVFNSGAPVSIRDLQLVLDSPAAHPPAAGLSINGNGDTGPAPGVRRSPVGTGNGFHEGEAPVEDAPAPAGVPHNDEQRSLASIVTACLRSGDPSPFDTCMDIMGRAVVREALRQCRGNRSQAARLLGLSRPTLLARMEKYGLKIETRISDE from the coding sequence ATGGCTGAGATCCTCATAGTCGACGACGACCATCACCTGCGTCAGGGCTTCCAGCGCCTGCTGGACGCCGAAGGCTACGAGACGCGCACCGCCGCCTCGGCCGAGGAGGCCCTGAACCTCATGCGGGAAAAGATGCCGCAATGCGTGGTCATGGACGTGCGCATGCCCGGCATGGACGGTCTGGAAGCGCTCAAGCGGATGCGTGCCCTGGAGGGCTGTCCGCCGGTGGTCATCATGACGGCCTATTCCACCACCGAGACCGCCATCGAAGCCACCCGGCTGGGGGCCTTCGACTACATGCTCAAGCCCTTCGACATCCCGCAGGTGCTGGAGCTGCTGCAACGGGCCCTGGCCGCGGGAGAGAGCCAGCGCCGCCACGAGGCCCAGTCCGCCGAGGAGGCTCTGGGCGAAGAGGACGACATCCGCCTGGTGGGGCATACGCCCCCCATGCAGGAGCTGTACAAGGCCATCGGCCGCGTGGCGCCCACCGATGCCCTGGTACTGATCCGGGGCGAATCCGGCACGGGCAAGGAGCTGGTGGCCAATGCCATCTGGCGCTACAGTCCGCGCTCCCGCCGCCCGTTCTCGGTCATCAACTGCGTGGCCATCCCCGACACCCTGCTGGAGAGCGAACTTTTCGGTTATGAACGCGGTGCCTTCACCGGCGCGCAGCACCGCCGCATCGGCCGTATCGAACAGGCCGCGGGCGGCACCATCTTCCTGGACGAGATCGGCGACATGCCGCCGGGCATCCAGGCGAAACTGCTGCGCCTGCTGCAGGAAAAACAGATCCAGCGTCTGGGCGGGCATGACTCCATCGACGTGGACGTGCGCATCATCGCCGCCACCAACGCCAATCTGGAGCAGGCCGTGGCCGACGGGCGTTTCCGCGAGGACCTGTACTACCGCCTCAAGGTGGTGACCCTCCGGACCCCGCCGCTGCGCGAACGGCGCGAGGACATCCCGGCCCTGGCGGCCTTTTTGCTGCACCGGCAGGCCGCCGAGCTGCACCGGCCCGATCCCGGTCTGGAAGAAGAGGCCCTGCGCTATCTGGCCGGTCTGGACTGGCCCGGCAACGTGCGCGAACTTTCCAATGCCCTGCAAAAGGCCCTGGTCTTCAACAGCGGCGCCCCGGTGAGCATCCGCGACCTGCAGCTGGTGCTGGATTCCCCGGCAGCGCATCCCCCCGCGGCGGGCCTCAGCATCAACGGCAACGGCGATACCGGCCCTGCCCCGGGCGTACGCCGCTCCCCCGTCGGCACCGGGAACGGCTTCCACGAAGGGGAAGCTCCTGTCGAAGACGCCCCGGCTCCTGCTGGCGTACCTCACAACGACGAACAGCGCAGCCTGGCCAGCATCGTCACGGCCTGCCTCCGGTCCGGCGATCCTTCGCCCTTCGACACCTGCATGGACATCATGGGCAGGGCCGTGGTGCGCGAGGCCCTGCGCCAGTGCCGGGGCAACCGCTCGCAGGCGGCCCGCCTGCTGGGCCTTTCCCGCCCCACCCTGCTGGCGCGCATGGAAAAATACGGCCTGAAGATCGAGACCCGCATCAGCGACGAATGA
- the tnpA gene encoding IS200/IS605 family transposase encodes MGTKTYSLAHTKWLCKYHIVFTPKYRRKIIFTQLRESIKEILQCLCKYKGVEILEGHLMPDHVHMLVSIPPKISVANFMGYLKGKSSLMIFDKHANLKYKFGNRKFWAEGYYVSTVGLNEATIKKYIQDQERHDIMRDKLTSREYQDPFKG; translated from the coding sequence ATGGGAACCAAGACTTATAGCCTAGCGCATACGAAATGGTTGTGCAAGTATCATATCGTCTTTACTCCAAAATATAGAAGGAAAATAATCTTCACACAGCTCCGTGAAAGTATAAAAGAAATTCTGCAATGCCTCTGCAAATATAAAGGGGTTGAGATTCTGGAAGGGCATCTGATGCCGGATCATGTCCACATGCTGGTGTCCATTCCTCCTAAAATCAGTGTGGCAAATTTCATGGGCTACCTGAAAGGGAAAAGTTCGTTGATGATATTCGATAAGCACGCAAACCTTAAATATAAGTTTGGCAACAGAAAATTTTGGGCCGAAGGATATTATGTCAGTACGGTGGGGCTTAATGAGGCAACGATCAAAAAATATATCCAGGATCAGGAACGTCACGACATTATGAGAGACAAGCTGACATCACGCGAATATCAAGACCCCTTTAAGGGGTAG
- a CDS encoding rubrerythrin family protein → MSKTLENLMAAFAGESQANRKYLAYAQAADKEGLSGVAKVFRAAAAAETIHAHTHLKNAGKIGDTAANLQDAIGGETYEFTKMYPEMIKEAEAEGQTAVAKYMDMVNKVEEVHANLYKKAAADNHAFDNVDFYVCKVCGYTHEGPCDSCPVCGAKAAAFFKVDDACCLNK, encoded by the coding sequence ATGAGCAAGACTCTCGAAAACCTGATGGCTGCCTTCGCCGGTGAATCCCAGGCCAACCGCAAATACCTAGCCTACGCCCAGGCTGCCGACAAGGAAGGCCTGTCCGGTGTGGCCAAGGTGTTCCGCGCCGCTGCCGCCGCCGAAACCATCCACGCCCACACCCATCTGAAGAACGCCGGCAAGATCGGCGACACCGCCGCCAACCTGCAGGACGCCATCGGTGGTGAGACCTACGAATTCACCAAGATGTATCCTGAAATGATCAAGGAAGCCGAAGCCGAAGGCCAGACCGCCGTGGCCAAGTACATGGACATGGTGAACAAGGTGGAAGAAGTGCACGCCAACCTGTACAAGAAGGCTGCCGCTGACAACCACGCTTTCGACAACGTCGACTTCTACGTCTGCAAGGTCTGCGGCTACACCCACGAAGGCCCCTGTGACAGCTGCCCCGTGTGTGGCGCCAAGGCCGCTGCCTTCTTCAAGGTGGACGACGCCTGCTGCCTGAACAAGTAA
- a CDS encoding cupin domain-containing protein: MTATTSLAQALSAQDIIRHYDLMPHVEGGHYRRVWCSSQDLQPESLPCGIYGSRPCSTSILYLLQAGERSRLHRIRQDELWHFHLGGPLRLYCLTPDGKELDRILGADILAGQHLLLPMPGGCWFGAEPCPGTDFSLVSCTVAPGFDFRDFELAKAACLVRRYPFAKEGIEHFCRLPDGCPDPGKGYRG, from the coding sequence ATGACAGCGACCACATCCCTTGCACAAGCCCTTTCGGCCCAGGACATCATCCGCCATTATGACCTGATGCCCCATGTGGAAGGCGGCCACTACCGGCGCGTCTGGTGCAGCTCGCAGGATCTGCAGCCCGAGAGCCTTCCCTGCGGCATCTACGGCAGCCGCCCGTGCAGCACGAGCATCCTGTATCTGTTGCAGGCGGGCGAGCGCTCACGCCTGCACCGCATCCGCCAGGATGAGTTATGGCATTTCCATCTGGGCGGCCCTTTGCGCCTGTACTGCCTGACCCCTGACGGCAAGGAGCTGGACAGGATACTAGGGGCCGACATCCTTGCCGGCCAGCATCTGCTGCTGCCCATGCCCGGCGGCTGCTGGTTCGGCGCCGAACCCTGCCCGGGGACGGATTTTTCCCTGGTCTCCTGTACGGTGGCGCCGGGCTTCGATTTTCGTGACTTCGAGCTGGCCAAGGCGGCCTGTCTGGTACGCCGCTATCCTTTTGCCAAAGAAGGCATCGAACATTTTTGCCGGCTGCCTGACGGCTGTCCCGATCCCGGGAAAGGCTACCGGGGATGA
- a CDS encoding YigZ family protein has protein sequence MSRFPIPAADAAAPFQTEIIIRRSRFLTHCAHTPGMEAARAFVEQIRTKHADATHNCWAFVAGAPGHSGQVGFSDDGEPHGTAGRPMLQVLLHCGVGEITMVVTRWFGGVKLGTGGLVRAYQDSVRENLATLPLAEKVPTVELDVQLDYAHLDRLHRLLPTFEARVCAEAYDQAARVRICLPEALRGPFEEALAGRTDGRARCTPVEEA, from the coding sequence ATGAGCCGCTTCCCCATCCCCGCGGCCGATGCCGCCGCCCCCTTCCAGACCGAGATCATCATCCGGCGCAGCCGTTTTTTGACCCACTGCGCGCATACGCCCGGCATGGAAGCCGCCCGCGCCTTCGTGGAGCAGATCCGCACCAAACACGCCGACGCCACCCACAACTGCTGGGCTTTCGTGGCCGGGGCTCCGGGACACAGCGGCCAGGTGGGCTTCTCGGATGACGGCGAACCGCACGGCACGGCCGGGCGCCCCATGCTGCAGGTGCTGCTGCATTGCGGCGTGGGCGAGATCACCATGGTGGTCACGCGCTGGTTCGGCGGCGTCAAACTGGGCACCGGCGGCCTGGTGCGCGCCTATCAGGATTCGGTGCGCGAGAACCTGGCCACCCTGCCGCTGGCGGAAAAAGTGCCTACCGTGGAGCTGGACGTGCAGCTGGACTATGCCCATCTGGACCGCCTGCACCGCCTGCTGCCCACCTTCGAGGCCCGCGTCTGCGCCGAGGCCTACGATCAGGCCGCCCGGGTACGCATCTGCCTGCCCGAGGCCCTGCGCGGCCCCTTCGAGGAAGCCCTCGCCGGACGTACCGACGGCCGCGCCCGCTGTACGCCGGTCGAGGAAGCGTGA
- a CDS encoding efflux RND transporter periplasmic adaptor subunit — MKHLAIFLLLLVPVLASCSGDKDGQGGRQAAPVHVMTVQPQDMPRVLGAVGNVKASASVGLTPRVTGEIEKVHFTEGQDVKEGDVLLTIDTRPFEATLREKKGQLAKSEAQLHKATNDAGRYGKLVGNGYVSREAYEQTATEAAALRATVQADKAAVESAALDLSYCTLRAPISGRVGGLKVDKGNMVRSSDTTPIVSIDTLSPIYVTFSVPERHLSLILDRMHAGPVEVDVTPTGGQTEKGLLTLVENSVDTTTGTIQLRATFDNENRRLWPGQFVTVELPLGMARQALAIPSRAVQSGREENYLYVAGADGKASYRKVNILFESGDISVVEGELKAGEQVIIDGIVRLAPDVPVKVIQ; from the coding sequence ATGAAACATCTTGCCATCTTCCTGCTGCTGCTCGTCCCCGTGCTGGCCTCCTGTTCCGGCGACAAGGACGGACAGGGCGGCAGACAGGCCGCGCCCGTGCATGTGATGACGGTACAGCCGCAGGACATGCCGCGCGTGCTCGGCGCTGTGGGCAACGTCAAGGCTTCCGCCAGTGTGGGGCTCACTCCCCGTGTGACCGGCGAGATAGAAAAGGTGCATTTTACGGAAGGCCAGGACGTGAAGGAAGGCGATGTGCTGCTGACCATCGATACGCGTCCCTTTGAAGCCACCCTGCGCGAAAAGAAGGGCCAGCTGGCCAAGTCCGAGGCCCAGCTGCACAAGGCCACCAACGATGCGGGCCGTTACGGCAAGCTGGTGGGCAACGGCTATGTGAGCCGCGAGGCCTACGAACAGACCGCCACCGAGGCCGCGGCCCTGCGCGCCACCGTGCAGGCCGACAAGGCCGCGGTGGAAAGCGCCGCCCTCGACCTTTCCTACTGTACCCTGCGCGCGCCCATCAGCGGTCGTGTGGGCGGTCTCAAGGTGGACAAGGGCAATATGGTGCGCAGCTCCGATACCACCCCCATCGTCAGCATCGACACCCTTTCGCCCATTTATGTGACCTTTTCGGTGCCGGAGCGGCATCTTTCCCTGATCCTCGACCGCATGCATGCCGGACCTGTGGAAGTGGACGTGACCCCCACGGGCGGGCAGACCGAAAAGGGCCTGCTGACCCTGGTGGAAAACAGCGTGGATACCACCACCGGCACCATCCAGCTGCGTGCCACCTTCGACAATGAGAACCGTCGCCTCTGGCCTGGCCAGTTCGTGACCGTGGAACTGCCGCTGGGCATGGCGCGCCAGGCCCTGGCCATCCCCAGCCGGGCCGTGCAGAGCGGCCGTGAGGAAAATTACCTCTATGTGGCCGGTGCCGACGGCAAGGCCTCTTACCGCAAGGTGAACATCCTCTTTGAGTCTGGTGACATCAGCGTGGTGGAAGGTGAGCTCAAGGCCGGGGAACAGGTCATCATCGACGGTATCGTGCGCCTGGCTCCCGATGTGCCGGTGAAGGTGATACAGTAA